The following are from one region of the Paenibacillus sp. JZ16 genome:
- a CDS encoding RNA polymerase sigma factor has product MDRHYGESKSNSEEIEMLVERTKLGDKEAFASIIRNFEKPMYIYCYHMLKNKEEAEDALQEIFIKVYEQIHKYRPNMIFSAWLYKIAYNYSLNQIRSKKRWFRFIDRYKYDQPETSTQQIDSQATLKDFLNLLTAEERHILVLRAIQRYNFNEISEIMNMKPATVRKKYERLRKKLQTKEVNEGGTVNASIT; this is encoded by the coding sequence TTGGACAGACATTACGGAGAGTCTAAATCAAACTCGGAAGAAATCGAGATGCTGGTTGAAAGGACTAAGCTTGGTGATAAGGAAGCTTTTGCTTCCATTATAAGAAACTTTGAAAAACCAATGTATATCTATTGTTATCATATGCTCAAAAACAAGGAAGAAGCCGAGGATGCTCTACAAGAAATATTTATCAAAGTGTATGAACAGATACATAAGTATCGTCCAAATATGATTTTCTCGGCATGGCTGTACAAAATTGCCTACAATTACAGTCTGAATCAAATCAGGAGCAAAAAAAGGTGGTTTCGTTTTATAGATCGTTATAAATATGATCAGCCTGAAACCTCAACTCAGCAAATAGACAGTCAAGCTACACTGAAGGATTTTCTAAATTTACTGACTGCCGAAGAGAGACACATATTAGTTCTCCGTGCGATTCAGCGATACAACTTTAACGAGATTAGTGAAATCATGAATATGAAGCCAGCAACCGTGCGCAAAAAGTATGAACGCCTTCGCAAAAAACTGCAGACGAAGGAAGTTAATGAAGGAGGGACAGTGAATGCGTCGATCACCTAA
- a CDS encoding VOC family protein: MNFASVRIITDDVDRLVEFYEKVMGVSAERPAPVFAELALPSCTLAIGHSQTAQLFGVGSVVGGYNRTVIIEFRVDDVEAEYVRLKPFVDHWVKEPTMMPWGNRSMLFRDPDGNLLNLFEPVTEDAIKRFRGRH, from the coding sequence GTGAATTTCGCTTCTGTACGCATTATTACTGACGACGTGGATCGTCTCGTCGAGTTCTATGAGAAAGTCATGGGGGTTTCGGCGGAGCGACCCGCGCCCGTATTTGCCGAACTCGCCTTGCCATCATGCACCCTTGCAATCGGCCACTCCCAGACGGCGCAGCTATTCGGCGTCGGTTCCGTAGTGGGGGGCTATAATCGCACGGTCATTATTGAGTTCCGCGTCGACGATGTCGAAGCCGAATATGTGCGCTTGAAGCCATTTGTCGATCATTGGGTAAAGGAACCGACCATGATGCCGTGGGGGAACCGTTCTATGCTATTCCGCGATCCCGATGGCAACCTTCTTAACCTCTTCGAGCCGGTGACCGAGGACGCGATTAAACGGTTTAGAGGTAGACATTGA
- a CDS encoding sigma-70 family RNA polymerase sigma factor produces MNDHNWLVEQFEAHRNHLQAVAYRMLGSRSEADDAVQESWIRLIRSNTSKVENMGGWLTTIISRVCLDMLRSRKSRREELALAGAPEPVTGHQDGSNPEHEAVIADSVGLAMLVVLEKLNPAERIAFVLHDIFAVSFSEIAFIIGCNEPAARQLASRARRRVQGTESTSETAELQGKRELVDAFLAASRNGDFEKLLSILDPNVVLRNDSAFAPVANVPIVRGSDDVAKQANQFATRARSMELVLVNESVGVIAGQLEQPIFILEFTVVDGKITEIGMIADQVRLRGLDIAALKD; encoded by the coding sequence ATGAACGACCACAACTGGCTTGTCGAACAATTTGAGGCGCATCGGAATCATTTGCAGGCGGTGGCTTACCGGATGCTCGGATCTCGGAGCGAAGCGGATGACGCAGTGCAGGAGTCATGGATCCGTCTTATCCGCTCAAATACGAGCAAAGTCGAGAATATGGGGGGATGGCTGACAACCATCATTTCGAGGGTGTGTCTTGATATGCTTCGATCACGTAAGTCGCGGCGGGAAGAGCTTGCGTTGGCTGGTGCACCTGAACCGGTTACAGGTCATCAAGACGGAAGCAATCCCGAGCACGAAGCGGTAATTGCTGATTCCGTCGGTCTTGCGATGCTCGTTGTCCTCGAGAAATTGAATCCCGCTGAACGCATTGCGTTCGTACTTCACGATATATTCGCGGTGTCTTTCTCGGAGATCGCTTTCATTATCGGGTGTAACGAGCCCGCAGCAAGACAGCTTGCGAGCCGTGCACGTCGTCGAGTCCAGGGGACCGAATCGACTTCGGAAACTGCGGAGCTTCAGGGAAAAAGGGAGCTAGTCGATGCATTCCTCGCAGCGTCGCGTAACGGAGACTTTGAGAAACTGCTCTCGATATTGGACCCGAATGTCGTACTTCGAAACGACTCCGCGTTCGCGCCAGTCGCCAATGTGCCGATTGTTCGCGGTTCAGATGACGTGGCAAAGCAGGCTAATCAATTCGCCACTCGTGCCCGTAGTATGGAGCTGGTGCTTGTGAACGAATCGGTAGGTGTCATCGCAGGACAATTGGAACAACCGATATTCATTCTCGAATTCACGGTTGTGGATGGCAAGATCACTGAGATCGGCATGATAGCCGATCAGGTGCGCCTGCGCGGGCTCGACATCGCCGCTTTGAAAGATTGA
- a CDS encoding VOC family protein: MKTVNPLVIVDHCEDALKFYHEVLNGEVKVLNKNDGKATFAHFLLDHSIIQISDSAAVGYPVTPGGNHRIYLQFDNEEEIKTVYEAFKTGGKVDSELQKTFFGALLAVLTDKFGVNWNLVYFFAK; this comes from the coding sequence ATGAAAACTGTAAACCCATTAGTAATCGTAGACCATTGTGAAGATGCATTAAAGTTCTATCATGAAGTATTGAACGGTGAAGTAAAGGTTCTCAACAAGAATGATGGTAAAGCGACATTCGCCCATTTTCTGTTAGATCATTCTATCATCCAAATTTCTGACTCCGCGGCAGTAGGTTATCCGGTAACCCCTGGCGGGAATCATCGAATCTACCTGCAGTTCGATAATGAAGAGGAAATCAAGACGGTATACGAAGCATTCAAGACAGGCGGAAAAGTTGATTCTGAATTACAAAAGACCTTTTTTGGCGCACTTCTTGCCGTATTGACTGATAAGTTCGGAGTTAATTGGAACCTGGTTTACTTTTTTGCAAAGTAG
- a CDS encoding sensor histidine kinase, which produces MNRILSFMDWGIFALRLYHYILLLSQALTVSEFSIRTLLDVIWLSIALVVPLLFWFPGRRTTNKFWFCILELLLGGSYYVHSVIDPDLTSKADYLLPSLTMGYLLTKQTLWIIPVIIFIPFFFQSYLRLSWEQALSIGTDNLLFCFIGMWASFVAKAYNQKNTLVAEVERQNKLLTHYSAEIEKMTLLEERNRMSKELHDTLGHSFISLILSLDASIALMDSKPAEAKDRLTRLRTLAENNLDEMRNIVHEMGEEEESSLIRQVESLVARFREHTGTVLTLSLPETERSIRFEVRQAVLRVIQESLTNALKHGKASQLHLELTFSESDLQLSVRNNGNPIDKLNYGFGLTTMKQRVERLGGRLQLFSVKGTPAMTEVRCEIPLKGMMPHGEN; this is translated from the coding sequence ATGAATAGAATATTATCTTTTATGGATTGGGGTATATTCGCTCTTCGTTTATACCATTACATTTTGCTGTTGTCCCAGGCTCTGACGGTAAGTGAGTTTTCGATCCGAACGTTATTAGACGTGATCTGGCTGAGCATAGCCCTTGTCGTCCCTTTGCTGTTCTGGTTTCCTGGGCGCCGGACGACGAACAAATTCTGGTTTTGTATACTAGAGCTGTTACTAGGCGGTTCTTATTATGTGCATTCTGTGATTGATCCGGATCTGACTTCAAAAGCTGACTATTTGCTGCCGAGTCTTACAATGGGGTACTTATTGACTAAGCAAACCCTTTGGATCATCCCCGTCATTATTTTTATTCCATTTTTCTTTCAATCTTACCTCAGATTATCTTGGGAGCAAGCCCTAAGTATCGGAACAGACAATCTGCTATTCTGCTTCATTGGCATGTGGGCAAGCTTCGTCGCCAAGGCGTATAATCAGAAGAATACACTGGTGGCCGAAGTGGAACGTCAAAATAAACTGTTAACTCACTACTCGGCCGAGATCGAGAAAATGACTCTGCTTGAAGAGCGCAACCGCATGTCCAAGGAGCTTCATGATACACTGGGACATTCCTTTATCTCACTCATTCTGAGCCTTGATGCCTCTATTGCCCTTATGGATAGCAAGCCTGCCGAGGCCAAAGATCGATTAACTCGCTTAAGAACATTGGCTGAGAATAATTTGGACGAGATGAGAAACATCGTTCACGAGATGGGAGAAGAAGAGGAATCCAGTCTGATTCGACAGGTTGAATCCCTTGTGGCCCGTTTCCGGGAACACACGGGTACGGTCCTGACTTTGAGTCTGCCGGAGACAGAACGCTCCATACGTTTTGAAGTCCGGCAAGCGGTCCTTCGGGTCATCCAGGAATCCCTTACCAACGCATTAAAGCATGGAAAGGCATCTCAGCTTCATCTGGAGCTTACATTTTCCGAGAGCGATCTGCAATTGTCCGTTCGAAATAACGGGAACCCGATCGACAAGCTCAATTACGGCTTCGGCTTGACCACGATGAAACAGCGGGTTGAGCGGTTGGGTGGTCGCCTTCAGCTATTTTCTGTGAAGGGAACTCCAGCAATGACCGAAGTCCGATGTGAAATCCCGCTGAAAGGAATGATGCCGCATGGAGAAAATTAA
- a CDS encoding response regulator, with protein sequence MEKIKVLIADDQELILESLHIVLSMEEDLEIVGLAKNGEEALKGCEQFMPDIVLMDINMPVMDGVAATTLIKERIPATKIIMLTSYKEVEYVLAALSCGAEGYLLKALHPKELAAGIRVVQAGGTLISQEMASKMIKSINNTNPARNNEFGLTAREIEVLHKLASGLRNQDIAEALYLSEGTVKNYISTIYSKLNVKGRREAARKARDSGMLDHS encoded by the coding sequence ATGGAGAAAATTAAGGTGCTGATTGCTGATGATCAAGAATTGATTCTCGAGAGTTTACATATCGTGTTGTCCATGGAAGAAGATTTGGAAATTGTCGGTTTGGCCAAGAATGGCGAAGAGGCACTGAAAGGCTGCGAGCAGTTTATGCCGGATATTGTGTTGATGGATATCAATATGCCAGTCATGGACGGCGTCGCCGCAACGACCCTGATTAAAGAACGAATACCTGCAACCAAAATCATCATGCTGACCTCCTATAAGGAAGTTGAATATGTATTAGCGGCGTTAAGCTGTGGAGCAGAAGGTTATCTGCTCAAAGCCCTTCATCCCAAAGAACTAGCTGCAGGCATACGGGTGGTTCAGGCGGGAGGGACTTTAATCTCGCAGGAAATGGCAAGTAAAATGATCAAGAGCATCAACAATACCAACCCTGCGAGAAATAATGAATTCGGGCTCACTGCCCGTGAAATCGAAGTGCTGCATAAGCTGGCTTCTGGCCTTCGTAATCAAGACATTGCCGAGGCGCTGTATCTTAGTGAAGGAACGGTCAAAAATTATATCTCCACGATTTATTCGAAGCTGAATGTAAAAGGAAGGCGGGAGGCCGCCCGTAAAGCCCGAGATTCGGGAATGCTGGATCATTCATAA
- a CDS encoding CPBP family intramembrane glutamic endopeptidase, protein MKKKVSANKESLQNGGKLSAWSTFWRFPIVWMLAGAVGIVVIDTLFRQLTERVDGVISLVLTLVMGLLAILVYKLTLTYLARRATPEIAGQRAGIETLLGVLTGTIFIAGTVFIIMALGGYSFQWASSANAGSVLLSTIGAALGAAIVEELIFRGLMLQAIDKLGGTPLALAITSLFFGVAHLGNAGATLWSAFAIALEAGVLLGAAFLWRRSLWFAMGLHFAWNTIEGLLGIPVSGHSSAGLFTVEVNGASLLTGGDFGLEGSIVPVVGSLLLSIPMLIGAARYRRVDARNLPVSK, encoded by the coding sequence ATGAAGAAAAAAGTGTCCGCAAATAAAGAGAGCCTGCAGAATGGCGGGAAATTAAGCGCTTGGAGTACATTTTGGCGTTTTCCAATCGTCTGGATGCTTGCGGGGGCTGTCGGTATTGTTGTCATAGATACGTTATTCCGGCAGCTGACAGAGCGAGTGGACGGGGTGATTTCCCTTGTCCTTACACTAGTGATGGGGTTGCTGGCCATCTTGGTTTATAAGCTTACGCTGACATACCTGGCCCGGCGTGCCACTCCGGAGATAGCTGGTCAGCGCGCAGGGATCGAAACCTTGCTGGGCGTGCTAACCGGGACAATCTTTATCGCAGGGACCGTCTTTATCATTATGGCGCTGGGAGGATACTCCTTTCAGTGGGCAAGTTCTGCGAATGCGGGTTCTGTTCTACTATCCACCATTGGAGCAGCTTTAGGAGCAGCCATTGTCGAGGAGCTTATCTTTCGCGGACTTATGTTACAAGCCATTGATAAACTGGGGGGAACACCGCTCGCGCTCGCTATAACCTCTCTATTCTTTGGAGTTGCCCATCTTGGCAATGCAGGGGCAACATTATGGAGCGCGTTCGCCATAGCCCTGGAAGCAGGCGTTCTGCTCGGAGCGGCCTTCTTGTGGCGTCGGAGCTTGTGGTTTGCCATGGGACTGCATTTTGCTTGGAATACTATTGAGGGTTTGCTTGGCATTCCTGTTTCCGGACACTCATCTGCCGGTCTATTTACGGTAGAGGTGAACGGTGCCTCGCTTCTCACAGGTGGCGATTTTGGACTTGAAGGTTCCATTGTTCCGGTTGTGGGCAGTCTTCTGTTGTCTATTCCTATGCTCATTGGGGCTGCGCGGTATCGAAGGGTTGACGCCCGGAACCTTCCTGTATCAAAGTAA
- a CDS encoding SDR family NAD(P)-dependent oxidoreductase — protein sequence MSKAGAPRQLAQTMGDLGLTVDILINNVGFGTYCRFEDMDPEREQEEIMLNTAALVDLTHHFLPGMLGRKDGIVVNVASMAAFAPCAYSAVYGASKAFVLSFTEALWAETRGRGVRVLALCPGATDTGFFEAVGSRDKAAGSAMSTPENVVQAGFLGIDRGSSYIIDGRNNYMAAQLGRFLPRRRVALIMERISRPKAH from the coding sequence TTGTCCAAAGCAGGTGCCCCGCGCCAACTAGCCCAAACCATGGGCGATCTCGGCCTCACGGTCGATATTCTCATCAACAACGTAGGCTTCGGCACATACTGCCGCTTTGAGGATATGGATCCGGAGCGAGAGCAGGAAGAGATTATGTTGAACACCGCTGCGCTTGTCGACCTGACGCATCACTTTCTGCCCGGCATGTTGGGGCGCAAGGATGGCATCGTCGTAAACGTGGCTTCAATGGCCGCGTTTGCGCCTTGCGCCTATTCAGCTGTTTACGGCGCTTCCAAAGCATTCGTGTTATCTTTCACCGAAGCGCTATGGGCGGAAACCCGCGGACGCGGTGTCCGTGTACTTGCCCTGTGCCCGGGTGCGACGGATACAGGTTTTTTCGAGGCTGTCGGCAGCCGGGACAAGGCGGCGGGCAGCGCGATGTCCACCCCGGAGAACGTTGTTCAAGCCGGATTTCTTGGAATCGATAGAGGCAGCAGTTATATCATCGACGGGCGCAACAATTATATGGCGGCACAGTTGGGTCGTTTTCTTCCCCGACGCAGAGTAGCTTTGATCATGGAACGCATTTCGCGCCCCAAAGCACACTGA
- a CDS encoding helix-turn-helix domain-containing protein, producing MNSIGEAIRSTRKKHKLTLKKVAQAASVSLSFLSEIERDKANPSISVLKRIANALNVNFTDLFGEEKRSIVVRKNERKPLVHSEGSRITWYALSQGSSNRMGPIWGVLEEGAAYGDIGVGHSDGEEFLFVHSGRLEFMLGNERYTLEEGDSIYYDARIPHSYKNIWEGETLLIAVATPPTF from the coding sequence ATGAATTCGATCGGCGAAGCCATTCGAAGCACGCGAAAAAAACATAAATTAACGCTCAAGAAGGTAGCTCAAGCAGCCTCTGTATCCTTATCTTTTCTTAGTGAAATTGAACGCGATAAGGCGAATCCGTCCATCAGTGTTCTGAAGCGCATAGCGAATGCATTAAACGTGAATTTTACCGATTTGTTTGGCGAGGAGAAACGAAGCATTGTCGTTAGGAAAAACGAGCGCAAACCTTTGGTGCATTCCGAAGGTTCCCGTATTACCTGGTACGCGCTCAGTCAAGGAAGCAGCAACCGAATGGGACCGATATGGGGAGTGTTGGAAGAAGGAGCGGCTTACGGCGACATTGGTGTCGGCCATAGCGATGGAGAGGAATTTCTATTTGTCCACTCCGGGCGTTTGGAGTTTATGCTGGGCAATGAACGTTACACGCTCGAAGAAGGGGACAGTATCTATTATGATGCCAGAATCCCCCATAGTTATAAGAATATCTGGGAAGGCGAAACGCTGCTAATAGCGGTTGCTACTCCGCCTACTTTTTGA